The Nematostella vectensis chromosome 6, jaNemVect1.1, whole genome shotgun sequence region TCAATTGTTTTATAGTTGCCGTGGTTTCTTTGATCACGGAGGTGGCTTTGATTAAGACTTTCGGTTCGACTTAAGTATGATTTACATTGGCTATTAAGTACGTGAACTCCTTGGAcaagggatttttttagtgtgtttTGGGGGGTAAATAGGCATCTGATTTTTAAAGGGATATGAGGAGTTTTCAGTAGGACActgaatatttaaaaaaacccgCTGTTCTCTCTGCGCCAATGCTTGCAGCTGCAGAATTTAAGGCAAAGATCTGTCTTTAGTTTGCTTGGTTGTcttgattttatttgtttatttcatAATTTGTATTTGTGACATTGTCTATCGGTCATCAATACGATAAATATGGCAGCTAGGACGGTCGCAAAGATCAAGTTGTCAGTGCGTATATCACCATTGCGACTTGTGAGTTTTTCAAAAACTTTGAATGAACGATCGCACACGATGAAAACTGAAATGTGCCCTAGGCTTCAAGGGCTCTTGCGTCGGCGAGAGTATAAAAGCGAGCAGACGAGATCCCAGGATGAGCATTTCCTTCCCTCTCCGAGCGCATCCCAATTTGGAAGACCATTCATGGGCCACTTGGTTTCGGAGGAACATTTTCGTGAAAGGAGCAACAAATTGCCTTTTGCTTTCTGGTTGATGGCATCATTTGACCACtcatagcattttttttagtaataTGGTCAATTGCGAGCGGGTCGAATTTTGGGGCACTTATCATGGGTTGTCAGCGCCGAATATCAAAGCTGATGTATGTACTtataaatacaaacaaacaaagcaaTGAAAATCATGCCGCAATAATGTATCACCTGTTGCCAGTTCTTTTATTTAGTTTAGAATAAGGGGTGTGCGAATGCGTTTGTTTCAGCTTCAATATCGAGCTACAATGAGCTACAATATACGGAGAGCTTTGTCATGATCTCAAATTGCGAAAAATCTAAATCTAGGGTGTTTCGAGACTTGTACAAAAGTAAGTAACACCCAAAACACTATATGTATTTTTCACTTTTCAAAACAGAATTAACATATATATGAGAACTGTGACAATACTTGATTTTCTATTTGGAAATTGTGATGAAAGATTGCACAAGGAGGTCTTGACATGTGTCAGATCCTCTTATTGCCTACAATTGGACTGATAAGTGGGTAGAATTTCTTTGTCAATAGCGATTAGATATCTAAACACATTCACACTCCACTCAATTGCAGAAAGGTCTCTTGAGCTAATTCTACcatgaaaagaaaagaatcgtttttttttttttttttttttgcagtacGCATATAAAGGACGCAAAAAGAAGCACCGTCAAAAATGACGGCATCCGCGCAAGCCAATCATCGATAACAATCATCCCGAAAATTATGCGCAAGTTATAGAAATCTTTCAATATATCTTTCTGTTACTAGAATCTAATTGCAGCTACCATTATAAGGATGCGAAAATACCGCTTTCTGAGATAAGgtgaaataataatttttgtttgtattgaTATTCCCTTGAGCGCCCAAAGCCTCATATGTCGGGAAATCATTTTGGAAGTGCAATAATTCTCATTGAAGCCTTTATTTTTCAACGGAACCAGCAAAGTATTTAGGTTTGCTCTTGTGTTGTTTGATCCTAAAGGCGGATAGTAATCTAGAGTTGCTGTATCATTAATTCAGAGGTTTATTTAAGGGTAAACTATATCATCCAGTTTTAGAATAAAAATGAAGTGCCCAGTTTAATTTTATGTTATCAATGACTTGTTGTTTTTAATGcctgaaatatttttatgttaGATCTAATTAATGGTTTCTTTCATACCAGCTATTTTTTGAATACGCCTATTAGTCACTTGATATGACGCGCTTGTCAAATATCATGTAAACACAActaatcgaaaaaaaaatatccttaaaACTTTCTGTACACTGTAAAACTGAAAAGCTGGATGGATGATATACCGAAAAGTTCTGCGTTTTTTAGTTATTTCGATTCTTTGCGCGTTTTGAATGTGTACTTAtttgaacaagaaaaatgGATTTCCCATGgtggttatttttatttatatataagcGAGTTTTTAACTTTTTGAGAAAAGTTTGTGGTCTTCACAATGGATTATATTTGACTCCAGAAAACCTCAATAAGCTTGCTTTTCATTTCTTTCGAGGTTgaaattttcctttttatagACAACTTCTTAAAAGGCTTTGCAACGATTTTTATTTGCATATAGAAAACTACATTGAGCCTAGCTATATTGCTATTCAAACATTCTTTGGGAAATTGTATTCATGGGGTATTCAATAATAAAATTGTTAATAGTCCTCGGGGTTGTGATTATGCAGACGAGACTTAGGGCACTGTGATAAGCGTGAGATGACTAAGGAAGCCCCGAGTCCCTAATCAGCACAGCAGCAGGTGAAAGCGCCATTAGCTGACTAGAACCAGAGCAGATAAACGGCGATCATTCCCTGAATCAAGGATATATCTCCAAACATCGTGCGTAAAATTTTTATTGTCCGGCGACGCTGCAATGCGGGCGATCTACTCATGCTGTTGCTGTTTAAAAAGGGATTCCGTCTCTCGGTAGTGCGTGCCTCCTTGTTGATATTAAACCCTATGGGGGTATTTGTATTTGAAGACCTCGTTCAAATGCATCTGAAAAAGACGTGAATTGGTGGGGCAGTGTGATTATTTTATTCTCTGCATGTTCGATTGTCAATAATAGACAGCGTTTGTTTTTACGAGCAGTTGGGGACGCCACACTTGAAAGGAGAAAACGCGCGTTGACCCGAAGACGTAATATTGACTCAGATCTGACAGCTGTTGCTACTGAATTCGCGGTTTTCGTTTTGCATAGTCTCCGATGATATATCAAGTACTGGCCGTCACAACAGACCACATCCGAGTCTCAACCTCCGTTTCCAAAAAACTCGAAGATGAAAGAGAGAGGCGGTCCTGACAACGAAACCTTTTACCACTACAAGCAATGCTATTTTCTTGACACTGAAGCTGACTTCACAGGGGAATACTCCACTACATATATTGCCATAATCGTGATTAACAGTCTGGCATTTTTGCCCACGATTTTTGGTAATGTATTGATCATCCTTGGAATCTGGCTCATCCCTGTTCTTCAAACTCCGTCAAATATCATTCTTGTTGGTCTCGCGTGTTCGGATCTCGGTGTTGGTCTGATCGTTCCTGCGCTCAACATTGCGCGCATCGTCCCTAAACTAAACGGCGCGCACTTCAACTCGTGGTGCACAGTGCAAGTGGCGTATACCTTCTTCGGTGTGATGTTTTGCGGAGTTTCCTTCTTGACAGTGGCCGCTCTAAGTATCGATAAGTACTTGGCGCTACACTGGCATCTCCGCTACGCTGGGATCGTCACCACTAAGCGCATCATCTACATCTTGGTCAGCTTCTGGTTCGTCTTCGCCGCGATGTCCACGGTTCAGATCTGGAGCATGACCCTGTACCGCATCAGCGTGTGCATAGTACTGGCGATATTCCTAATCGGCACTTCGTTCACGTATTTCAGAATCTACAGAGTTCTCCGTAGACATAGTGTGCAAATCCAAAGTCAATCACAAGCCGCGAGTAACTTAGAAGGTCCTTCTACACTTAACATGGCGCGGTACCGGAAATCTGTTAAAAGCATGTTTTTGGTCTATTGCCTTTTTCTGCTCTGCTATATCCCTTACATATGCGTTCAGACAATCATTCTGATCATTGATATGAATGGAAGCTATGGTAATGCGAGAGACTACAGGACGTTCTACGTGGCAGTTGATTGTACGGAGACTATAGTGATCTTGAACTCTCTTACAAATCCGGTCATTTATTGCTGGCGTATGAGGGATGTAAGGCATGCAGCGCGCGTGGCTCTTTCCGTCTTACGTTGCAAACCGGCGGGACAATGGCAGTCCGAACGATCCGCTACTTTCACatcttaaaaataaacaccaGGGTTAAATAATCAAATGTACGCGCTTCAGTAAAACGGAGTATTTACAGATCTTACTATACGAGTCGCCTTTGCACTGTTTGTTGACGGTTAGTGGGTGTTTTTCTCGCCAGAGCGAGTCCCACACTCAAGGCCCCTAAGAGAAAGGCCCAATCAGAAAAGCTTCACTTCATTTGGTCACGTAGTTTTGCGAAAAACATGCAGCGATCAAAAACATAGATATTGAGACGCACAAAGGAAGAATGCGAGATATGGAGAAAACTGAGAACTTGGACCCTAGGGAATTAATCGTAGCACAATGGCACAatattctatagccctctAGTTCTGTTTGTTGTCAGATTCTAAAAAACATGAAGGTCAACGCAGTGATAACATTGGGCACATATTTCAAAGCAATAAGGGATTATGAAGAGAGGGATTCTTGGTACTATGGATTATAACGATAAGGAAGTTGTATATTTGGGCTTCTCAAAAGAAGAAATAGCACTGAAATTTTTTTCGGATATTTATCCGAGGAATctctttttatctttattcttaATCGCTTTTCTTAGTTCTGCCCGAAACAAAAAACCTGGAACTTACACGCCGGAACCAAATTTAATTAATACACTTTTCTACTGACACTCTCTGCGCGATTAAACTTCTTCACTAATCAGAATTCTTATGAGATACTCATTTGCAGGTTTGTGTGATCTGGAGCTTATCCCTGTGTTTGGAAATCCAGGGGATGAACGAGCGAATAATGACTACTAATAGCTGGTCCGTTCTCAAGCGAATGTCAAAGCTCTCCGGCAAGCTCTCACGTCAACTCATCTTGTCCCGAATTCATTTTATTCAAAAGCTGGTATGTTTACCCAAAATAAAACGCAATTAGGACATATTTGTAATATGCGGAATGAATACGGCATATAGACTCGGATGTTGTTTATTGGCAAGAGATGTAATAAAGTGAAAAAATAGTACACGGGTGAGTAAAAgtgaaataaatgaaataaaaaaacaaaatacgtCGACCTTTTAAGCCTTGTTCTTGCAATTAGTTGGAGTTGATAGCGTTTTCCTTAATACATGATAAATGCGTTTGTTTTAATCAAAATGAATTTTCAAACAGTATTCAAAGCCTTAATATTACTTTGTTGTGTCGTTGCGCGAACCGGAAAACAATCTCTTAATGTACTTTTTTGCTTAAATAGTTTCTGAATTTAACACCTTTCGCTTGCGGCAAAGAGAAAAACTCTAAAGGCTCTAAAAGCTTTTATATtactaaaagcaaaaaaaaaaatgctttaaaCATGTGTAAACTGCCAGCTAAAGAAATCACAATCTTTTTAGATAAATTTTACGTGATCTTTATGTGCCCTTatgataaatacaaaaaaacatactgaAGTTAAAGAGTCTTAATTGttgaagataaaaaaataacgtcATTAAAAGAGCTTGAAAGGCATTTGATGACTCTCCCCATTTAACATCGCGTGGATGCCGGGAGGTCCCAATATTTTTCGACCTATACACAAGACATTCTCTGTCAAGTACTTGAGTACCGTTAACGTATTTGCTTTGCTCTTTGGAGGCAATCTCTAATAGCAAAATGGTATGTCAATTAAGAACACGTGCGGGGGCGCAAAAAAGTGATTAACCCAGCGACTAATACTAATAAAAGGCTTTCAGTTTACATTTTGTAATTCGGTTTGTGCAATCTCAAagcttttttgtgtgtgtctGGAAGATTGTCTATCGTACTTTACATAtcgctgttttttttctagctgCTTATCCAGCCCGTTTTTATTCTCATAtttgaataaacaaaaagttaaatcttttattttcaGTGAATATGGTAATTAATATAAAAGTTATAATAAGGTTGATatttggtgtgtgtgtgtttttgttatttctacAGCTATTGTGTTGTTCTTGCTTTTGTGCCTCAAGCATTGCTGATAAAATAACGAAAAGCAACGCTGGAGCCATTAGAACACCATGTAGGATGattgtttttgtcttgtttctcgccggcgcgatagaaacataggagggcctgatactcaggttaggTCTTTATATAACTGTTGTTTGTTAATTCACgttatcattttgtttgtttcctaTGAGCAAGCCATATACACTTGTCGATAACCCGCGAAATTTGAGATAAAATTCCCACCATCTCTTGCAGAAGTATTATCTAAGTAtgatgaattttttggggggcttTTAGAAACCTGGATTCTAGGTTACCCACAATCCACTGCGAGTTTCGATACATAAATTCTCGGGTACAATCTTATTTAAAATGTATGTAAACTGACTCAAAATGGtattaaaataaactaaagAGCTTTGCAGGTTTATCCCCCCTCCAAAAAAAccctaaaaaaatgaaaagaaagagacACTGTCTGTGTGTGCCTTTGAGCATGTTTTTGGCAATTTCACAAAAGCAAACTTGGCATGTCTGATTTGTAAACACATATTTGCACGACACGTGCTACCACGGGTACAAGACAAAgtttcttttttgtaaaaaaggaAAGAGGTTTTCGTTTTCATTTTAAGGCGCACTGAAAGCTAATGCATTTCAAATATACGTGTTGTTTTTTTCGTCTGATTATTGCTCTACAAAAAAACCTCGGCAGCCATACGTGTAGGCAGGTAAGCCTAACATTCTGACTAATAATAAGAGCTTACCTAAAATAAAAGATGAAGCTTTTCCTATATAAATTATCAATTAGGATATGTATGCTATGTTGACATCCAAGAAAGCTTTTCCTTTATTAATGACCATTTTAGGATATGCCTTGATATCCAAGAGTATTCGCATTTATTTTTGCTGTCCATCTCTGCCAAAGACATGATCAGCATCATCACCTTTGTCATTATCGCCATCACATGGCCGTCTACAAGATTTTTGGTTGTCTTCACCAAATGTCAATACTACGTAGAGTTTTTGTATCTAGAAGCCATTTCTTTCAGTAGCATATATCTGCTGCTGCTGATTTCTAGAATAAGCAGGAGCGTAgtaagggagggggggggggggggggtacgcaGGTAGAGCGAGTTCAGCTCCCTCCTCTCGACCGCCAAATAAAAGAAGTATTTTCTCATGGGAGAATCGCCAAACGTTATTTCATCACATCTATGCGGCCTGCGCTCTCAAAACACATACActcatataaaaaaatcctggctatgcacATGGGAATATAACATTTAATCTGCCATAGCTTCTTAATACTATCGGTAAAAATCAGTCGAATACACGAAGCGCTTGGAGATTGTGTAATAAGCGCTATACAAACACAAATTTACTTTTCCGTGAGTGTATTTATATTGACGTAATCCCAAAAAGTAGGCGTGATATACTGCGTCACCTCTACAAGCACTACGTGATCTTCACCAAGATCACGCTAATTATTTAATTGCTCCTCTTGTAACTTCTAACCCGTTATATGAACAACATTGAGTATATGTCAATCTATAGGGAACAACCTGTCTTCTCTGTTATTTgtattaattgtttttttttttgtacgtGGTTCCGTCCTTAGTACTTGTGTGTGCCATGACAAGTGGGGAGATGCGTTAGAACCCCAGGCAAAAAGACGACTTTTTGAGCGACATCGCGTCATTCTTGGCGACATTTTCAACTACATCGTGTCATTGCTGGCCTTGACACGAGTAAATAAACGGTGATAGGCAATCGGGCATTACGTATACTGAGATaagtgcacttaaatgttttaaaaagatAGTGTATTGCATTAACAATGATATACCACCGCACATGAAGAACATGATTGATGGCACGTTCGGAAAGCGTAATCACCACAAACTGCATGTTATTACATAGTTGTATTTTACTTAACCGGAAGGGGCAGCAAAGTATTACTTTTAGCACTTAAATCCTATATTTTGCAGAGAGTAGAATACATTGTCGATATTTTTCGTTAAATTTCTTCGTTTCTTGTTACATGCTTTATGTCAGGCGGTTGCCGGGTGCTTAAAAATGGacctgcggtataaaaggcgcgTACTATGTAGAGTGAGCTAGGGGTGACCGAATTTTACGAAACTTTACAGAGGTCATAAAAATGATCACTTCTAACCGCTCGATAAGTTTCGTGTGTTTTTATTAAGAATTTCTCACAAAACCCAAAAACCACTGTGAgcttgggttccctgtgttgtTTACCAGTGTATTTCGACAATAGATGAATACATAGGTTTTCGGCTGAAAATAAGCGGGCCAGAAAGTAAGAGAAAGTCCTCGTTCAGCAAATTTTGATTACAAATCTCTCAACTGCGCAGAAATCGTGCGCATGTTAGGTGAAGGTGACCGAGGCACTGTAAAAAACTTGCAAAGACGccgacatttttttttcgcgcgcaaaattcaaaataagaTCATTTATATTAcggaaatgtttattttttcaccACAAAAAAGAAGGGGATATTTTATAGAAGGTGTGTATGGTATTCCATTTATTATGTTCCTATTATTTCTTCGATAATTTTCAGTGTTTATGACACATAGGAAAAAAAGTTGGTAGAGCTCTGAACTATTGACGGTTTCAGTGAGTCGCCATCGCCATCTGCCCATGGGCACGGCCTCTTATACCGCATGTGCAGCCCCTGGGCGCCCCCGCACATCATGGGTATTTTATACCGCATGTGCAGCCCCTGGGCGCCCCCGCACAACATGGGtattttataccgcaggtCCATCTTTAAGgatggtttccatatgatcgcactCGAATGCACAGCGATCATATCAGGAAACCATCCTTCAAATGTGTTACGACTCGACTGTTGTCTTAACGCTTGCATCTAGAAAAATCAAAAACTATCTAGAAAAATCAAAAACGTATTTTACAAAGCATTCGATGTTGACTTTTAAAGTGCCCCTAGCAAAGAATTCTTCTAGCTTTGATAATGCGGGCACTTTAATACTTATTTCATGTGATTACTGATTTTAAATGCTGAGTATAGCCTTAACCTTTGAACTTTATAACTGCACTCTCAGCTGCATTGTTCTGCTTATAATTAACCTTTCTGCTGATGATATGATCTGTAACTCTATAACCCTCTCTGTAATTACATTTTCCAAAACTAAATAAATGACCAgtataggggcgtggctgagCCCCAAATTTTTTTAAGTGTTTGTGTATCGTGTTAACACCCCCCTCTTTATATTCCTAGGCCTGTTACAGCTGTGAAACTTGTGTATTAGCCTGCTTTTAAACATCTCCCTTGACTCTGACCGGGTTTTTGGCTCTGAAAAACGACGGTACTGCAGACCCCTAAGGAAACACTTATGCTAGATATCATCATATTATCATCATGGGAGTAATTAGTGTGTTTAAGCATAAGGTTGTCGTATTGTAAACCCTATGCAGACCACTATTTATTTTGGAAGTTTGTAAAACGCGCCTTTTATCGAGCGTATGGTTATATTTACTTTGTAGTGTATCATTTTTAACTTGATTGATGTTTCTGTGATGGTGATCCTGATATGATTAAGGTATATGTGTCTATGAACCATAGACTTCGCTTTATAACACAATTTCTACCACAGTTTCTAAAGCTAGGTGATTATGTAAAGCTGGTAGACACTAAAGGCGTGGTAATATTGCCAAATGGTTAAGAAGATGTGAAGAAACGGGGTGGTAGTTATGGTTAGGATGACGGtgaaatgatgataatgggtgtgatgatggtggtggtagtcatgataatgataatgatgataattttGACCAAAAATATTATGATGAGAAATCATAATCGAAAATAATACTACGATTGTTTAAAAGCATTAATTGcattaaaacaaaaacttcGATTCTCGGTTGCGACCTGGGTAACATCTTTCTGTTTTTCATGGCCGTGAATTTGACCAGTTGGACGTGTGTGAGTTTACAAGGAGCTTATTTTCTTCAGTCTCTTCTTCAAATCCCCTATTGTAATTGTAAGTTTACacaagggaccgaccatttgatatctgaggGTAATAACACGTTGGCTTTTTCTCTATGGAATATAGCTGTGTATTTTAGCAAAGGActgctatttttgtttctatttaaTATAATTCAATCAAATGGTCGCTAGGTCTGTAAGTCCCCTACAAATTAGACAAATGTTCATTTTTTTCCACACAAATGCATTATGGTAAGGAAAGTTAAAGTGACTGTTCTTTTTAACTAAAAAGTTGAGATAGGCGTTTCCAGAGCCAGACGTTAGCGATCGCTCACGGCGCAGATCCGTATCTTTTAATTAGGGCTTAAAAGATTTAAAATGATATGATATCCCTTGTTAGGAAAAACACATGGACGACCTAATAGATATTCTTATCGTCGCATAAAATAGGAAGCCATGCATTTTCCCCAAATGTTAAAAGGGTTTCGAAAGCAGTTtcagattattattattattattattatttttttttttttgcgggaCAGGGAAATGATGATCAGGGGCACTCCTGTGCCGTTATATTCATACTTAACAGGGTACAATGCCTTTGTATGTTATATGAACGACTTTAATTACTGAGTTTGTTGTCTTGTTTAAATATACTTATtccattattttgttttcataaaaatgcacttatttttcaaacaaaaaacgAATTTACCTGTGGGCTTTTTAGGCTAATCGAAAAGGAACTTATTTGTATAGTCATGCAAGGTTGATAACATAAGTGGGCCAAGAAATAAACTGTGAAGAACGCAATAATGGTTTATCGAGAATGCTGACAATTTTAAAGTGGATTCATTTATACTTATTTTAAGTGagtttaattattttatgtaCAAGGAATTCGATTCACACAGGACATTGTATCCCTGTGTAACgcaaacatatttctaattaatAAATCAGTCATTGTAGGTAATGATTTTAACAATATCCTGCAGTACTAATATGCATATGAGAGAAACTCCAAAGTTGCTTGTTCTGGTATAGCCAATTATTAATTACCTTTGATCTTGCAAAATTCCggctgaaaacaaaaataaatgtaatcAATAAGCCGCAAGTCAGAATTCTGCATGGTGGAATACTGGCTTAATTTCTTGTTTCCCGCCTTTCGCTAATATCTTCAATAATCGAGTTTATCTCAGTCTCTCTAAAAGAGCTTTATCTTCATTCAAATCTTTTTCCGTTACTTGTGTCACTACTTCGTTTTCCCCTGATAAGTTTTTTTCTCCAATGAAAAAAAGAACTCAAGCGACAGTTTGTGTAAACACGGTTGGTATCGGATAAAGCTCCCGCTGCCTGGTTTTGTTTACAAATCGCTAAGTTCAACTGAATCTTTTTTAAACTATCTTATCGCATAAAAGCAAATGATTTTAATGTCGGCTACAATATTTAGGCCAAAGGCGGGGAAGCAAATCCATGTGTTCTTTCTCTTCCTGTTTCTTCTCTGGCACAGACCTCGGAACACTACATCCTACGATTCCACAACCTTCGTACGGTTGTAACAAAAACGCGAGAAAATACGACAGtgtaacaaaaaaactttataTCTTCTACTTCACATCGATACAGATTTTAaactaaaacataaaaaaactaCTCAGTTTttgtataatatatatacactctttttttatgagaaccttttttataaaaatgccaAAGCTCAGAATATTACTTTATTAgtctgatgcgttctaaaaaaagagtgtattatACAAATGATCTAGTTTGGATAATCAGATTGCACCGAAATCTCGAAGTACATTTTTCAATATATTTCTATTCAGGTGAGATTTGCATATCATGACAATACAGATCATTTAGTAAACTTGAGTGATCATTTTGGTTTATTCCATATCCAACCTCCATGTATAACTGtttttaaagtttaaaaaatattgctaAAATCACTCCTCAAGACTAACCGACGCACCCTCAAAAAGACAAAACCTTGCACACGTTTTGTAATTTAACGGATTGCTCAATCAACCAATGTAGGAATCGTCTTACCAAGACTTAGCATAAATGTTTCTTGAGAATTTATAATAAGGGTATAAAACTAAGATTGCAAGCGCCTATTATTTTGAGTGTACTTGTCGTATGAAACTCGAAAGGCCAACCTAGACTTTTTGGCTATGTCTAAAGAGCGCTTTCTGGCTGCGAGAAAAGAAGTCTATATTTCTAAGAGGGTCATTTTACGATAACTACATCTGATTTGTTTGAGTAGCAGAGTTATTCAATATCAAATTCATTTTAGTATATCAGAattgaattttaattttcCTTCACAGACATACACTTCATAAATATTGTACCctttaaaacataaaaaaagttattgATTACTAAGCCTTTTCCATCtcgtatttaaaaaaaatggcaataaTGATagtcattttcttatttctttgttttagcATTTACTTACTAGGTAACTTATTTGATTGTTATTAAATTCGCGTTttttaaaaagtaattttagtACCCTGTACTCttacaaaacattttaatttACTTTTGTCTTTCAGACTTTCAAGTTTTCTCTGTACTCATTAGGGCCCCCGAATTGCCCTCCGTAATTTCGATGTGCACGCAGTTCTCGGctaatgctcgcatgctcgcgaATTTTTTTTCCGCCGTGCTCACATTATATTTTCCGATGCACTCGCTGCTCGATTTatttaaaaactaaaaatactcggtctcgcataaaaacGGGGAGCTCGCAAGTGCTCGCCAAAGACCATTTATGGGCCCTCCATTACGAAGTACTATTTTAATTTCCCCAATATCactaaatatatattatttatatttgcTCGCTTTTAAAACTCCCAATACCCTATctgttattgttatatttctaCGTGTTTTATTCATATCGTTTAGAAAAGGCGACTTGAAAGCATTACATTTataatcaagttttccaaCTTTCTTATATTTGGAATTAGACTGCGCTGTGTTCCCGTTATATCCGGCTCTCTGTTATAGATACACTTGAAAGCGGCTTTCTGTGGGGCTAAGA contains the following coding sequences:
- the LOC5502172 gene encoding beta-2 adrenergic receptor — translated: MKERGGPDNETFYHYKQCYFLDTEADFTGEYSTTYIAIIVINSLAFLPTIFGNVLIILGIWLIPVLQTPSNIILVGLACSDLGVGLIVPALNIARIVPKLNGAHFNSWCTVQVAYTFFGVMFCGVSFLTVAALSIDKYLALHWHLRYAGIVTTKRIIYILVSFWFVFAAMSTVQIWSMTLYRISVCIVLAIFLIGTSFTYFRIYRVLRRHSVQIQSQSQAASNLEGPSTLNMARYRKSVKSMFLVYCLFLLCYIPYICVQTIILIIDMNGSYGNARDYRTFYVAVDCTETIVILNSLTNPVIYCWRMRDVRHAARVALSVLRCKPAGQWQSERSATFTS